The following are encoded in a window of Kitasatospora fiedleri genomic DNA:
- a CDS encoding purine-cytosine permease family protein, protein MNVEPRLVKAAEPGPPQSAAPGTGQAVKETLEDYTLRFAPRSYRRWTPMVVATTALGGIAYLADFSIGAGIGLAHGTGNALVAIAVAAVVIFVTGYPLAYYGARYNIDLDLITRGSGFGYYGSVLTSVIFASFTFIFFALEGSIMAQGLKLGLGLPLWLGYLVSTLMVIPLVVYGMKALSRLQVWTTPVWLVLMVSPLVYLISTDPGSVHRFLSYPGTDGAGGVDTASVLLGAGVCLSLIAQIGEQIDYLRFMPPRTAANRRGWWTAVVLAGPGWVVVGALKQAIGVFLAVHILSAVGPGLAPEPIRQFKGAFDAMLPSWLVVPLAVVLVVISQIKINVTNAYSGSLAWTNSFTRVTRRYPGRMVFVLVNLGIALVLMEADMFSFLNGVLGFYSNCAIAWVVTVATDIGVNKHLLRISPLRPEFRRGMLYAVNPVGVVAFTAASGLSIALYFHALGDTLQPYSPVAAALIAFVLTPLMAVLTRGRYYLRRTDDGLAEPLLDDEGNPSAATLVCHVCHQPYERPDLAACATHDAVVCSLCLSTDRVGDHVLPAAPVTPAAPAGA, encoded by the coding sequence ATGAACGTCGAGCCCCGCCTGGTGAAAGCCGCCGAGCCCGGCCCCCCGCAGTCGGCGGCACCGGGCACCGGGCAGGCGGTGAAGGAGACCCTGGAGGACTACACCCTCCGTTTCGCGCCGCGCAGTTACCGCCGCTGGACCCCGATGGTGGTGGCCACCACCGCCCTCGGCGGCATCGCCTACCTGGCCGACTTCTCGATCGGCGCCGGCATCGGCCTGGCCCACGGCACCGGGAACGCGCTGGTGGCGATCGCCGTGGCCGCCGTGGTCATCTTCGTCACCGGCTACCCGCTGGCGTACTACGGCGCCCGCTACAACATCGACCTGGACCTGATCACCCGCGGCTCCGGCTTCGGCTACTACGGCTCGGTGCTGACCAGCGTCATCTTCGCCAGCTTCACCTTCATCTTCTTCGCCCTCGAGGGTTCGATCATGGCCCAGGGCCTCAAGCTGGGCCTCGGTCTGCCGCTCTGGCTGGGCTACCTGGTCTCCACCCTGATGGTGATCCCGCTGGTGGTCTACGGCATGAAGGCGCTCAGCCGGCTCCAGGTGTGGACCACCCCGGTCTGGCTGGTGCTGATGGTCTCCCCGCTGGTGTACCTGATCTCCACCGACCCGGGCAGCGTGCACCGCTTCCTGTCCTACCCGGGCACCGACGGCGCGGGCGGGGTCGACACCGCCTCGGTGCTGCTGGGCGCCGGGGTCTGCCTGTCGCTGATCGCGCAGATCGGCGAGCAGATCGACTACCTGCGCTTCATGCCGCCCCGGACGGCGGCCAACCGGCGCGGGTGGTGGACGGCGGTGGTGCTGGCCGGCCCGGGCTGGGTGGTGGTCGGCGCGCTGAAGCAGGCGATCGGGGTCTTCCTCGCCGTGCACATCCTCTCGGCGGTCGGGCCCGGCCTCGCGCCCGAGCCGATCCGGCAGTTCAAGGGCGCCTTCGACGCGATGCTGCCGTCCTGGCTGGTCGTCCCGCTGGCGGTGGTGCTGGTGGTGATCAGCCAGATCAAGATCAACGTGACGAACGCCTACTCCGGCTCGCTCGCCTGGACGAACTCCTTCACCCGGGTCACCCGGCGCTACCCCGGGCGGATGGTCTTCGTCCTGGTCAACCTGGGCATCGCGCTCGTCCTGATGGAGGCCGACATGTTCAGCTTCCTCAACGGCGTCCTGGGCTTCTACTCGAACTGCGCGATCGCCTGGGTGGTCACCGTCGCGACCGACATCGGCGTCAACAAGCACCTCCTGCGGATCTCCCCGCTGCGACCGGAGTTCCGCCGCGGCATGCTGTACGCCGTCAACCCGGTCGGCGTGGTCGCCTTCACCGCCGCCTCGGGCCTGTCCATCGCGCTGTACTTCCACGCCCTGGGCGACACCCTCCAGCCGTACTCCCCGGTGGCCGCCGCCCTGATCGCCTTCGTCCTCACCCCGCTGATGGCCGTCCTCACCCGGGGCCGGTACTACCTGCGCCGCACCGACGACGGCCTGGCCGAGCCGCTGCTGGACGACGAGGGCAACCCGAGCGCGGCCACCCTGGTCTGCCACGTCTGCCACCAGCCGTACGAGCGCCCCGACCTGGCCGCCTGCGCCACCCACGACGCCGTCGTCTGCTCGCTGTGCCTGAGCACCGACCGGGTCGGCGACCACGTGCTGCCCGCCGCACCCGTCACGCCCGCCGCACCCGCCGGCGCGTAA
- a CDS encoding SpoIIE family protein phosphatase — protein sequence MYGASAAVDATGDPSAAHRAGARVAAVRTGSHRDVGSAATATRVLEGVTALGPDRAVQPRPRPGGGPDGWWAAVAACLRPSGGASWQEVRARARKGRRPVDSPAPPAPAPGPDPARGSAPASVAVLLDPAGAVTWWSQGAADLFGLPADGLRGRPAAELLGGPLPTGTAPVEGVRLRRADGGSRTVDLRLLPAGPPGGGALLTITPQPADPAGLGFPDAPLARAVLQQDRIATAYLDRELRPVRLSAAFDALLVSGLGTGPDGQDWLERLRTPEGVPARAACDRTVLDGTAVIGVEHRLDEQRAFSLTCFPVDDPADGPDGRPRGVVVVLVELPAAGRTRLGLAEAYRRAAEIGGSLDVVAGARELVDILVPALGDLAAVDFPDAVLQGRDPQLGYPGVQASAPRRVAAKATGGRWPAPLVQVGEPVPVVPDRPEIAAVAVGGVLVFDPDTARYALGGDPRLVAALVPADMRSAIGCPLYYRGRLFGYVMVWRTTTPEPFGEADTKLVQDLCDRTALALDNAFRYTREHATAVVLQNSLLPPPTTDTTTACESTGAYRPADGTLGVGGDWYDAFPLSSLRTALVIGDVTGHGLQATATMARLRTAVHTLAELDLPPDDLLIRLNDLVQRMAAESAEPDTVGATCLFAVYDPVGRELHTAGAGHPPPLLLTPDGTARYLPLDPGPPLGAGDSAYEVHRTVLEPGSLLVLYTDGLTGHDPDAAMPGLLTRLPGLAPADRPLQDVAADLLADRPGADHPEDDTALLLARTRAVLPQSTLTRRYADLADVQRARADTGAQLAAWGLDHLAFAAELIVSELVTNAIRYTEGPAVLRLIRDRTLVCEVSDPSNTQPRLRRALDSDEGGRGLFLIAQLAERWGCRYAERGKTIWTELALEPRF from the coding sequence GTGTACGGGGCGTCCGCTGCCGTCGACGCCACCGGCGACCCGTCCGCCGCCCACCGGGCCGGCGCCCGCGTCGCCGCCGTCCGCACCGGCTCGCACCGCGACGTCGGCTCCGCCGCCACCGCCACCCGCGTCCTGGAGGGCGTCACCGCCCTCGGCCCGGACCGCGCGGTGCAACCCCGCCCCCGTCCCGGCGGCGGGCCGGACGGGTGGTGGGCGGCGGTCGCGGCGTGCCTCCGGCCGTCCGGCGGCGCATCCTGGCAGGAGGTACGCGCCCGAGCCCGGAAGGGGAGACGCCCCGTGGACTCTCCAGCACCCCCCGCGCCCGCCCCCGGCCCGGACCCGGCGCGGGGGTCCGCGCCCGCGAGCGTCGCGGTCCTGCTCGACCCGGCGGGCGCCGTCACCTGGTGGTCGCAGGGCGCCGCCGACCTGTTCGGCCTCCCCGCCGACGGCCTGCGCGGCCGTCCGGCCGCCGAGCTGCTCGGCGGCCCGCTGCCCACCGGCACCGCCCCCGTCGAAGGCGTCCGGCTGCGGCGCGCCGACGGCGGTTCGCGCACCGTCGACCTGCGCCTGCTGCCCGCGGGCCCGCCCGGCGGCGGCGCACTGCTGACGATCACCCCGCAGCCCGCCGACCCGGCCGGCCTCGGGTTCCCGGACGCGCCGCTGGCCCGGGCCGTGCTCCAGCAGGACCGGATCGCCACCGCCTACCTCGACCGCGAGCTGCGCCCCGTCCGGCTCAGCGCCGCCTTCGACGCCCTGCTGGTGAGCGGCCTGGGCACCGGCCCGGACGGCCAGGACTGGCTGGAGCGCCTGCGCACCCCCGAGGGCGTGCCCGCCCGGGCCGCCTGCGACCGGACCGTCCTCGACGGTACCGCCGTCATCGGGGTCGAGCACCGCCTGGACGAGCAGCGGGCCTTCTCCCTCACCTGCTTCCCCGTCGACGACCCGGCCGACGGCCCCGACGGGCGCCCCCGCGGCGTGGTCGTCGTCCTGGTCGAGCTGCCCGCCGCCGGCCGCACCCGGCTCGGCCTGGCCGAGGCGTACCGGCGCGCCGCCGAGATCGGCGGCTCCCTCGACGTCGTCGCGGGCGCCCGCGAACTCGTCGACATCCTCGTCCCCGCCCTCGGCGACCTGGCCGCCGTCGACTTCCCCGACGCCGTCCTCCAGGGCCGCGACCCGCAGCTCGGCTACCCCGGCGTCCAGGCGTCCGCGCCGCGCCGGGTCGCCGCGAAGGCCACCGGGGGACGCTGGCCCGCCCCGCTCGTGCAGGTCGGCGAACCCGTCCCCGTCGTCCCCGACCGGCCGGAGATCGCCGCCGTCGCGGTCGGCGGCGTCCTGGTCTTCGACCCGGACACCGCCCGCTACGCGCTGGGCGGCGACCCCCGGCTGGTCGCCGCCCTCGTCCCCGCGGACATGCGCTCCGCGATCGGCTGCCCGCTCTACTACCGCGGCCGGCTGTTCGGCTACGTCATGGTCTGGCGCACCACCACCCCCGAACCGTTCGGCGAGGCCGACACGAAACTCGTCCAGGACCTGTGCGACCGCACCGCCCTCGCCCTCGACAACGCCTTCCGCTACACCCGCGAGCACGCCACCGCCGTCGTCCTGCAGAACAGCCTGCTCCCGCCGCCCACCACCGACACCACCACCGCCTGCGAGAGCACCGGCGCCTACCGGCCCGCCGACGGCACCCTCGGCGTCGGCGGCGACTGGTACGACGCCTTCCCGCTCTCCTCGCTGCGCACCGCCCTGGTCATCGGCGACGTCACCGGCCACGGGCTCCAGGCCACCGCCACCATGGCCCGGCTGCGCACCGCCGTCCACACCCTCGCCGAACTCGACCTGCCGCCCGACGACCTGCTGATCCGCCTCAACGACCTCGTCCAGCGGATGGCCGCCGAGTCCGCCGAGCCCGACACCGTCGGCGCCACCTGCCTGTTCGCCGTCTACGACCCCGTCGGCCGGGAACTGCACACCGCCGGCGCCGGACACCCCCCGCCGCTGCTGCTCACCCCGGACGGCACCGCCCGCTACCTGCCGCTGGACCCCGGGCCGCCGCTCGGCGCGGGCGACAGCGCCTACGAGGTGCACCGCACCGTGCTGGAGCCGGGCAGCCTGCTCGTCCTGTACACCGACGGCCTCACCGGCCACGACCCGGACGCCGCCATGCCCGGCCTGCTCACCCGGCTGCCCGGCCTCGCCCCCGCCGACCGCCCCCTCCAGGACGTCGCCGCCGACCTGCTCGCCGACCGCCCCGGTGCCGACCACCCCGAGGACGACACCGCGCTGCTGCTCGCCCGCACCCGCGCCGTCCTGCCGCAGTCCACCCTGACCCGCCGGTACGCCGACCTCGCCGACGTCCAGCGGGCCCGCGCCGACACCGGGGCCCAGCTCGCCGCCTGGGGCCTGGACCACCTCGCCTTCGCCGCCGAACTCATCGTCAGCGAGCTGGTCACCAACGCCATCCGCTACACCGAGGGCCCCGCCGTGCTGCGGCTGATCCGCGACCGGACGCTGGTCTGCGAGGTCTCCGACCCCTCCAACACCCAGCCGCGCCTGCGCCGCGCGCTGGACAGCGACGAGGGCGGGCGCGGCCTGTTCCTGATCGCGCAGCTGGCCGAGCGCTGGGGCTGCCGGTACGCCGAGCGCGGCAAGACGATCTGGACCGAACTCGCCCTGGAACCGCGGTTCTGA
- the atzF gene encoding allophanate hydrolase — protein sequence MNRTTPESDAPTAVAAGTAERPAAATTAAVTAGTAGTAGTAEERVAAAYRRIEEADRPEVWITLRPREEVAAEARALDARAAAGELLPLRGLLYAVKDNIDVAGLPTTAACPGYARHPRVSATAVRRLAAAGAIVLGKTNMDQFATGLVGTRSPYGAVRSAHHPEKVSGGSSSGSAVAVALGIADFALGTDTAGSGRVPAAFNGIVGVKPTLGLVPTTGVVPAARPYDAVTVFARTLAEALPALAVLTGPDPADPRSRGWPDAVRLAAPDRPRVALPREQDLAPLSAQARAAFHAAAARLRETGAETAAVDVSPLLAAARLLYDGALVAERYAAVGEFLARDPEGADPTVAAIVLAAADLPAHALAADQERLDRHRADAARLLAGFDALLLPTTTEHPTLAAVRADPVGVNSRLGTYTNFVNLLDLAAVAVPAGEADGSPFGVSVLTRAFDDQVGLDLAARLTGEELPAPLPDTGIDLVVLGAHRRGQPLNHQLTDPGARYAGPVRTAPAYRLTALPTTPPKPGLVHVGPDGGGTVTGERWTLSPAALGRFLADLPAPMSLGRIQLDDATWVLGFQCDPHTAATGPDITHHGDWLTYLATRPHP from the coding sequence GTGAACCGCACCACCCCCGAGAGCGACGCCCCCACCGCCGTGGCCGCCGGGACCGCCGAACGCCCCGCCGCCGCAACCACCGCAGCCGTCACGGCCGGCACGGCCGGCACGGCCGGCACGGCCGAGGAGCGCGTCGCCGCCGCCTACCGGCGCATCGAGGAGGCCGACCGGCCGGAGGTCTGGATCACCCTGCGCCCCCGGGAGGAGGTCGCGGCCGAGGCCCGCGCCCTCGACGCCCGCGCGGCGGCCGGTGAACTCCTGCCGCTGCGGGGCCTGTTGTACGCCGTCAAGGACAACATCGACGTCGCGGGCCTGCCCACCACCGCCGCCTGCCCCGGCTACGCCCGGCACCCCCGGGTGTCCGCCACCGCCGTGCGGCGGCTGGCCGCCGCGGGCGCGATCGTGCTCGGCAAGACCAACATGGACCAGTTCGCCACCGGGCTGGTCGGCACCCGCAGCCCGTACGGCGCGGTGCGCTCGGCCCACCACCCGGAGAAGGTCTCCGGCGGCTCCAGTTCCGGCTCCGCGGTCGCCGTCGCGCTCGGCATCGCGGACTTCGCGCTCGGCACCGACACCGCGGGCTCGGGCCGGGTGCCCGCCGCGTTCAACGGCATCGTCGGCGTCAAACCGACCCTCGGCCTGGTCCCCACCACCGGGGTCGTCCCCGCCGCCCGCCCCTACGACGCCGTCACCGTCTTCGCCCGCACCCTCGCCGAGGCGCTGCCCGCGCTGGCCGTGCTGACCGGCCCCGACCCGGCCGACCCGCGCAGCCGCGGCTGGCCCGACGCCGTCCGGCTGGCGGCACCGGACCGGCCCCGGGTGGCGCTGCCCCGCGAGCAGGACCTCGCGCCGCTGTCCGCGCAGGCCCGGGCCGCCTTCCACGCGGCCGCCGCCCGGCTGCGGGAGACCGGCGCGGAGACCGCCGCCGTCGACGTCTCGCCCCTGCTGGCGGCGGCCCGGCTGCTCTACGACGGCGCCCTGGTCGCCGAACGGTACGCGGCCGTCGGGGAGTTCCTCGCCCGCGACCCGGAGGGCGCCGACCCCACCGTCGCCGCCATCGTCCTCGCCGCGGCCGACCTGCCCGCCCACGCCCTCGCCGCCGACCAGGAACGCCTCGACCGGCACCGGGCCGACGCCGCCCGCCTGCTGGCCGGCTTCGACGCGCTCCTGCTGCCCACCACCACCGAGCACCCCACCCTCGCCGCCGTCCGGGCCGACCCGGTCGGCGTCAACTCCCGGCTCGGCACCTACACCAACTTCGTCAACCTGCTCGACCTGGCCGCCGTCGCCGTCCCGGCCGGCGAGGCGGACGGCAGCCCGTTCGGCGTCAGCGTCCTCACCCGCGCCTTCGACGACCAGGTCGGCCTCGACCTCGCCGCCCGTCTCACCGGCGAAGAACTCCCGGCCCCACTCCCCGACACCGGCATCGACCTGGTCGTCCTCGGCGCCCACCGCCGCGGCCAGCCCCTCAACCACCAGCTCACCGACCCCGGCGCCCGCTACGCGGGCCCCGTCCGCACCGCCCCCGCCTACCGCCTGACCGCCCTCCCCACCACACCCCCCAAACCCGGCCTGGTCCACGTCGGCCCGGACGGGGGCGGCACGGTCACCGGCGAACGGTGGACCCTCTCCCCCGCCGCCCTGGGCCGCTTCCTCGCCGACCTCCCCGCCCCGATGTCCCTGGGCCGCATCCAACTCGACGACGCCACCTGGGTCCTGGGCTTCCAGTGCGACCCGCACACCGCGGCCACCGGCCCCGACATCACCCACCACGGCGACTGGCTCACCTACCTGGCCACCCGGCCGCACCCCTGA
- a CDS encoding TMEM175 family protein, with protein MRAGTRFTRSDTARAEAFSDGVFAIAVTILVLDLSDPPHRSGGLAHALAQQWPAYVGYAASFSYVAVIWLNHHQAFVRVRSLDRGLQAANLLVLFTTAALPFPTGVLSRALQEDFDGADARTAVALYAGVAAAMCLSWVVLYHCLRRRPELLATGVEPSYLRHGSLRSWIGVGLYAAAGVLGAALAPLVALGVFLLVPAFYLLTSEGFGPARTGAGAGPGERG; from the coding sequence CACCCGGTCGGACACCGCGCGGGCCGAGGCGTTCAGCGACGGGGTGTTCGCCATCGCCGTGACCATCCTGGTGCTGGACCTGTCCGACCCGCCGCACCGCAGCGGGGGGCTGGCGCACGCGCTGGCCCAGCAGTGGCCGGCCTACGTCGGCTACGCGGCCTCGTTCAGCTACGTGGCGGTGATCTGGCTCAACCACCACCAGGCGTTCGTCCGGGTGCGCTCGCTCGACCGCGGCCTGCAGGCCGCGAACCTGCTGGTGCTGTTCACCACCGCGGCCCTGCCGTTCCCCACCGGGGTGCTCTCCCGCGCGCTGCAGGAGGACTTCGACGGCGCGGACGCGCGGACGGCGGTGGCCCTGTACGCGGGCGTCGCCGCGGCGATGTGCCTGAGCTGGGTGGTGCTCTACCACTGCCTGCGCCGCCGCCCGGAGCTGCTCGCCACCGGGGTGGAGCCGTCCTACCTGCGGCACGGCAGCCTGCGGTCGTGGATCGGCGTGGGCCTCTACGCGGCGGCCGGCGTGCTGGGCGCGGCGCTGGCCCCGCTGGTCGCGCTGGGGGTGTTCCTGCTGGTGCCCGCGTTCTACCTGCTCACCAGCGAGGGCTTCGGGCCCGCCCGCACCGGGGCCGGGGCCGGGCCCGGGGAGCGCGGCTGA
- a CDS encoding GntR family transcriptional regulator, which translates to MDTALYTPPDTPNLPHRERVHAELSEELLSGRIGLRERLTEERLAARFGVSRTPVREALARLRSDGMIERGDGGYFPVVPNLPQLRDLYELRVTLELRGVARALEDPSLRHDPAVIEAELRRWYAIREAPPEPDPRFVVLDEEFHTALSRAAGNPALTEALVAVNRRIRRVRMYDFLTRDRVDSTITEHIEIMEHVRDGRLDEAYRALHSHVGASMDVVLERARRALTQMALHADRV; encoded by the coding sequence ATGGACACAGCGCTGTATACACCCCCGGACACACCGAACCTCCCGCACCGCGAGCGGGTCCACGCGGAGCTGAGCGAGGAGTTGCTGTCCGGCCGGATCGGGCTGCGCGAACGGCTGACCGAGGAGCGGCTGGCGGCCCGGTTCGGGGTCTCCCGGACGCCGGTGCGGGAGGCGCTGGCCCGGCTGCGGTCGGACGGGATGATCGAGCGCGGCGACGGCGGCTACTTCCCGGTGGTGCCGAACCTCCCGCAGCTGCGGGACCTGTACGAGCTCCGCGTCACGCTCGAACTGCGCGGCGTGGCACGGGCGTTGGAGGACCCGTCGCTGCGGCACGACCCGGCGGTGATCGAGGCGGAACTGCGGCGCTGGTACGCGATCCGGGAGGCGCCCCCCGAGCCGGACCCCCGGTTCGTCGTGCTGGACGAGGAGTTCCACACCGCGCTGTCCCGGGCCGCGGGCAACCCCGCGCTCACCGAGGCGCTGGTCGCGGTCAACCGGCGGATTCGCCGGGTCCGGATGTACGACTTCCTCACCCGGGACCGGGTGGACTCCACCATCACCGAGCACATCGAGATCATGGAGCACGTCCGGGACGGCCGCCTGGACGAGGCGTACCGCGCCCTGCACAGCCACGTCGGGGCCTCCATGGACGTCGTCCTGGAGCGCGCCCGGCGCGCCCTGACGCAGATGGCCCTGCACGCGGACCGGGTCTGA